The window ACCGCCGCCAGTCGCATCCCACCTATTTTCCGCCGGTGCTCCATTGCCCTGGATGCTGCGTCAGCCACGCCAGTACGTGGAGGGCTTCCTGCCGCATTGTTATGCCCCATCGACGTTTCGTCCCGTGTTAGGCGGCTGGGTCGCCATTACGGTTAATCATTCTGAAGTCCACGGGACAGGCGCTGGCGTTTTAGGGGCCCTCTCGTCGGCTCCCGCACTTATGCGCGGACAGTCAGGGTGCCGGCAAGGTCCACGTCGCTGCCGGATCCTGTGACGCCGGCCTGCGACAGGAGGGTGGCTCCGAAGGCTGCGCTCCAGAAGGTCCTGGTTTCCACCGGCACGGGCCGTTCAACTTCCCAGTGCCGTTGTCTCAGAAGGCGGACCAGGTAGCGCTCGGACTGCCGGAAGAGCAGATTCAGATGCTGATCCACCACCGAAGCCAGGGCCGGCCGGGACGTTCCCACCGCCAGGGCACGCACCACCAGCGGCATTGACGGGAGCATCAGCGCCGTGCGGGCCATGTTCCTTCGAAATGACTCAGGGTTCCGCGCGCTGTGCCCGATCGCCTCAACGCGCTCCGCATCGTGGAGGAGTGCCAGGAAAGCTGCATGGATGAACAGCGAG is drawn from Arthrobacter sp. 31Y and contains these coding sequences:
- a CDS encoding TetR/AcrR family transcriptional regulator C-terminal domain-containing protein, which encodes MVTGSKGKRQPGGPSQARGHSTRGRILDSAVKLYLANSSGEVSVAAIAADAGVFPNQVTYYFGSKDSLFIHAAFLALLHDAERVEAIGHSARNPESFRRNMARTALMLPSMPLVVRALAVGTSRPALASVVDQHLNLLFRQSERYLVRLLRQRHWEVERPVPVETRTFWSAAFGATLLSQAGVTGSGSDVDLAGTLTVRA